The Amycolatopsis sp. NBC_01480 genome segment ACCCGCTGGTGCAGGGCATCGTGCTGATCTACGGCGTCGGCGTGCTGCTGGTGAACCTGCTGGTCGACGTGCTGCTGGCCGTGCTCGACCCGCGTTCGACGATCCGGGAGGGCTGATGAACCGGCGCGCGACGGTGCCAGCCGTCACCGATCCGACGGCCATCCTCGGCGAAACGGGTGGCGGCGAGCAGGCCCCGCGTCCGCCTGCTTCCGGCCGGATCGGCAACTGGCTCGCGGCCCTGCGCACCCCGCTGGGCGCGTTTTCGGCCGCCCTGCTGGTTTTGGTGCTCGTGCTCGCGGTGCTGGCCCCGGTCCTGTGGTCCGGCGACGCGTCCGCGGTGGACACGAACGCGATCAGCCAGGGCCCGTCGGCGGCGCACTGGGCCGGCACCGACGAACTCGGCCGCGACATCCTCTACCGCGTCCTCGTGGCGACGCGGCTGTCGATCGTGCTGGCCCTGCTCGCGATGGTGCTCGGCGTGGTGGCCGGGCTGGTGCTCGGCACGCTGCCCTCGGTGCTGCCCCGCCCGCTCGGCCGGCTGTTGATCGCCGCGGTGAACATCGCGGTCGCGTTCCCGGGGCTGCTGCTGGTGTTGTTCTTCTCGGTCATCTTCGGGGTGGGCACGCGGGGCGCGGTGCTGGCGGTCGGTTTCGCGCTGGCGCCGGCGTTCGCGCGGCTGGCGCAGACGATGGCCGCTTCGGTCGCCGGCCGTGATTTCGTGGCCGCCGCGCGGGTCGCCGGGGCCGGCCGGATCCGGTTGCTGTTCCGGCATATCCTGCCCAACATCGCGGAGCCGCTGGTGGTCAACGCCACCATCGGCGCCGGGAGCGCGCTGCTCGCGTTCTCCGGGCTGTCGTTCCTCGGGATCGGCGTGCAGGCGCCCGACTACGACTGGGGCCGGCTGCTCGGCGAGGGGCTCAACGGGATCTACCTCAACCCGGTGGCGGCGCTCGCGCCCGGCGTCGCCGTGGTGCTGGCCGGCCTCGCGTTCAACCTGGCCGGCGAGACGGTCGCCGGGGTGGTCGGCGTGCGGACCCGCGCCCGTCGGCTCAGGCCGGCGCCGGTGGTCGTGCGGCGCGAGGACACCCCGGCGGAGCACGAAGACGCCGTGCTGGTGGTGGAAAACCTGCAGGTCGCGTTCCCCGGCCCGGCCGGGTGGACGGTGCCGGTGCGGGGCGTGAGCTTCAGCGTCGGCGCGGGTGAGGCGGTCGGCGTCGTCGGGGAGTCCGGTTCGGGCAAGAGCCTGACGGGGCTCGCGGTGGCCCGGCTGATCGAGGCCCCCGGCGTGGTCACGGCGGACCGGCTGGAGTTCGCCGGCCGCCCGGTGCTGACGACGCCGGAGCGCGAGCTGCGCGGACTGCTCGGCACGTCGCTGGCCATGGTGTTCCAGGACCCGATGACCTCGTTCAACCCGGCCCGGCGGATCGGCCGTCAGCTCGCGGAGGTTTCCGAACAGCACCAAGGGCTTTCGCGCGCCGACGCGTTCGCCCGGGCCGTCGACCGGTTGCGCGCGGTGCGGATCCCGGCGGCGCGGCGGCGGGCCCGGCAGTACCCGCACGAGTTCTCCGGCGGGATGCGCCAGCGCGCGATGATCGGCATGGGCCTGATGGGCGACCCGCGGCTGATCATCGCCGACGAGCCCACCACGGCCCTGGACGTCACCGTGCAGCGGCAGCTGCTGCGCCTCCTGGCGCGGACCCGGGCCGAACGGGGCACCGCGATCGTGCTGATCAGCCACGACATCGCGGTCGTTTCCCAGACCTGCGAACGGATCCTGGTCATGTACGGCGGACGGGTGGTGGAAGACCTGCCGTCCGGCACCGGCGTGACCCCGCGCCATCCGTACACCCGCGCCCTGCTGGCCACGACGCTGGACCTCGAGACCGACACCGCCGAGGCGCTCCCGGTGATCCCCGGTCGCCCACCGGAACCGGGTCGCATGCCGTCGGGCTGTGCGTTCGCTGCTCGCTGCCCTGCGGTGAGTGAGCGGTGTCGTACTGAGGACCCGGTGTTGGAGCGGGTGAGCCCGGCGCATCGGGTGGCTTGCTGGTATCCGGATGGCTCGCCGGTTTCCCCGCCGGTGAAGCAAACCGTGACCGCCGGAGGTGCGGAATGACCGAGCTCGTCTTCGACGCCGTGAGCGTGCGGTACGGCGGCCGGCGCGGCCTGACCGCGGTCGACCAGACCAGCCTCACCGTCCCGTCCGGACAGGTCGTCGGCCTGGTCGGGGAATCGGGCTCGGGGAAGTCGACGCTCGCTCGCGCGGCGGTCGGGCTGGCCCCGGTCAGTTCAGGCCAGGTGCGGCTCGGCGGGGTGGACGTGCGGCGGCTGCCGCGGCGGCGGCCGTTGCAGATGGTGTTCCAGGATCCGTATTCCTCTTTGGACCCGCGGATGAGCGTCGGCGAGTCGATTGCCGAGGCGATCGGCCGGGACGTGCTGACCGGCCGGGCCGCGCGGCGGGCCGAGGTGGCGCGGCTGCTGGAACTGGTCAACCTCGACCCGGACCGGGCCGGGCAGCGGCCCGGGCAGCTCTCCGGCGGGCAGCGTCAGCGCGTGGCCCTGGCCCGGGCGCTGGCGGGGCGGCCGGAGGTGCTGATCGCGGACGAGATCACCTCCGCCCTCGACGTCTCGGTGCAGGGCGCGGTGCTCAACCTGGTGCGGTCCGTGCAGCGGCAGCTCGGCCTGTCGATGCTGTTCATCTCGCACAACCTCGCCGTGGTGCGCTACGTCAGCGACCTGGTCGCCGTGATGTACCTGGGCCGTATCGTCGAGGCCGGGCCCGCGGAGCAGGTGCTCACCGAGCCGCGGCATCCCTACACCCGCGATCTGCTCGCCGCGGCGCCGTCGGCCCACCGGTCCCTGTTCGACGTCGGCGCGGACGAGCCGGGCGAGATCGCCGACGCGGAGCCCGCCGACCCGCACCACCCGCCCGGCGGCTGCCGTTACCACACCCGTTGCCCGGTCGGCCCGCTCGTGCGGGACGACCGCCAGCTCTGCCTCCGGGCGGACCCGGCCGAGGACGCGGCCCACCGGCCGCACTCCGCGGCCTGCCACTTCAGCGAGGATCAGTCCCACCCGACCGCGATCTCCCGAGGAGCCAGCGCATGACCCGACGTCTGGGCATCGAAGACCTGTACGACCTCGCCGTCCCCAGCCAGCCCGCGTTGTCGCCGGACGGCAGCCGGATCGTCTACGTGCTGCGGACCGCCGACCGCGAGGGCGACCGGAACACCGACACACTGTGGGAGGTCGGCTCCCGCTCCGGCGAGGCCCGGCAGCTCACGCGGGGGACCGCGGACGCGGCGCCGGCCTGGGCGCCGGACGGCACCCGGATCGCCTTCCTGCGCGCCGAAGACGCGCCGCCGCAGGTGTGGCTCCTGCCGGCCGCCGGCGGCGAGGCCGAGCCGGTCACGAAGCTCCCGCTCGGCGCGGGCGCCCCGGTGTGGAGCCCGGACGGGAGCAAGATCGCGTTCGCGGCGGCGGTCGACCTGACCGCCGAGGACGGCGCGCCCGCGACGGAGGCCCCGGTGGTGGCCGACCGGCTGGACTTCAAGGCCGACGGGGCCGGGCTGCTCAAGACCGTGCGCAAGCACCTGCACGTCCTGGACGTCGAAACCGGTGAGGTCCGTCAGGTCACCTTCGGCGACTGGCACGCGGGCGACCCCGCCTGGTCGCCCGACGGCACCCAGCTGGCGTTCTCCGCGGCCCGGGACCACGACTCCGACCTCACTTTCCGTTCGGGGGCTTACGTTCTCGACGTGACCGCGCGGATCGCCGAGCCGCGGCTGGTCGGTTCCGGTGAGGGGATGGCCGGCCCGGTCGGCTGGACCGCGGACGGCGAGGCGCTGCTGGTCGTCGGCCGGACCGACACCGCGGTCGGCCACCTCGGGCTGCTACGGGTGCCACTGGACGGCGGCGAAGCGGTCGACCTGGCCGCTTCCCTCGACCGCAACGTGATGTCCGGCGGCCCCGGCTACCCGGGCGCGCTCCCGCAGCTGGCCGGTGACACCGTGGTGTTCGCCATCCGTGACCGTGGCTGCACTCATCTGTACAAAGTGGACCTTACCGGTGGCGCTCCGCGTGCGGTGTTGACGGGCGACGGTCACGTGGTGTCCGGAATGGACATCGCGGGCGGCACGATCGCCGCTGTGCTGGCCACGGACACGTCGTTCGGCGAGGTCGTGGTGCTTGACCCGGAGGGCGGCCCGGTCGACGTGCGCACCAGCCACGGCG includes the following:
- a CDS encoding dipeptide/oligopeptide/nickel ABC transporter permease/ATP-binding protein; translated protein: MNRRATVPAVTDPTAILGETGGGEQAPRPPASGRIGNWLAALRTPLGAFSAALLVLVLVLAVLAPVLWSGDASAVDTNAISQGPSAAHWAGTDELGRDILYRVLVATRLSIVLALLAMVLGVVAGLVLGTLPSVLPRPLGRLLIAAVNIAVAFPGLLLVLFFSVIFGVGTRGAVLAVGFALAPAFARLAQTMAASVAGRDFVAAARVAGAGRIRLLFRHILPNIAEPLVVNATIGAGSALLAFSGLSFLGIGVQAPDYDWGRLLGEGLNGIYLNPVAALAPGVAVVLAGLAFNLAGETVAGVVGVRTRARRLRPAPVVVRREDTPAEHEDAVLVVENLQVAFPGPAGWTVPVRGVSFSVGAGEAVGVVGESGSGKSLTGLAVARLIEAPGVVTADRLEFAGRPVLTTPERELRGLLGTSLAMVFQDPMTSFNPARRIGRQLAEVSEQHQGLSRADAFARAVDRLRAVRIPAARRRARQYPHEFSGGMRQRAMIGMGLMGDPRLIIADEPTTALDVTVQRQLLRLLARTRAERGTAIVLISHDIAVVSQTCERILVMYGGRVVEDLPSGTGVTPRHPYTRALLATTLDLETDTAEALPVIPGRPPEPGRMPSGCAFAARCPAVSERCRTEDPVLERVSPAHRVACWYPDGSPVSPPVKQTVTAGGAE
- a CDS encoding ABC transporter ATP-binding protein encodes the protein MTELVFDAVSVRYGGRRGLTAVDQTSLTVPSGQVVGLVGESGSGKSTLARAAVGLAPVSSGQVRLGGVDVRRLPRRRPLQMVFQDPYSSLDPRMSVGESIAEAIGRDVLTGRAARRAEVARLLELVNLDPDRAGQRPGQLSGGQRQRVALARALAGRPEVLIADEITSALDVSVQGAVLNLVRSVQRQLGLSMLFISHNLAVVRYVSDLVAVMYLGRIVEAGPAEQVLTEPRHPYTRDLLAAAPSAHRSLFDVGADEPGEIADAEPADPHHPPGGCRYHTRCPVGPLVRDDRQLCLRADPAEDAAHRPHSAACHFSEDQSHPTAISRGASA